The Catellatospora citrea DNA segment AGCGATCTTCAGCTCGACCGCGCCGCCGGGCTTCGACGGCTCGTCGCTGCCGCCGCCCTTGCAGCCGGCGAGCGTGAGCGCGCCGACCGCGACGAGCGCGGTCGCCACGACCCAGCCGGACCTGTGCAGTCGCATGTGTCCTCCGAAACAACTTGGAGCGCTCCCAGATATAGCGGAGCGTCTACTGAACCGGATAAGTGCACACACGGTATGGGTGCGCTCCCAACGTGTCAATAGGACGTCATCCTCGTGACGATCCTGTGACGTGGACCATGAAAACCGCTTAAGCAACTTCGTCGCGTATCGATGGCTACACTGATCGGGAGGGAAAACCGTGCGGTGAACACGCTCTCCGTACGGCATGATCAGCGGGCCGCACGAGGACGCCGAAGGGGGTGCGCAGCGCCGTGGCCGAGGACTTGAAGATCACTGATCAGCTCGTGATACCCGACAGCGAGCTGCGCGAACGCTTCTCGCGCAGTTCCGGTCCGGGCGGGCAGGGTGTCAACACCACCGACAGCCGAGTGGAGCTGTCCTTCGACGTGGAGCGCTCCCACGCCCTCTCCGACGAACTCCGGTCGCGCATCGTCGAACGGCTCGGCGGGCGGCTCGTCGCCGGCGTGCTGACCGTCGCCGCCAGCGAGCACCGCGCCCAGCTGTCCAACCGCGAGGCCGCCCGCGAACGCCTCGCCGGCCTGCTGCGCGACGCCCTAGCGCCCCCGCCGCCACCCCGCCGTCCCACCAAGATGAGCAAGGGCGCCAAGCAGCGCCGCCTACAGGCGAAGAAGCACCGCTCCGCCATCAAACAACTCCGCCGCGGCGCCCACGACTGACCCCACCCCACCCCGCCCCCGGCCCGCCGGGCCCGGTCGCAACTCTTAACGAGTCGCGGCTACAGCCACCTGTGCAAGGCGCGACTTCTTAAGAGTTGCGACAGCTGGTGCGGCGGGCGGGGCGGTGGCGGGTGGGGGTCAGCTGCGGGTTTGGCGGACGTCGGTGTTGACGGGGGCCTCGACGGCCAGGCGGAGGAACAGGTCGCAGGCGGTCTGGGCCTGTACGCGGCGCTGGTAGGCGCGGCTGGCCACGGCCACCGCGCCCGGACCGGCCTCCAGTCGCCACGCCCAGGCCAGCCGGCTCACCCGGTGGATCACCGGTTCTGCCTCGCCGGCCGCGGCGCGCACCTCGTCCACCGCGCGCAGGCAGGCGTCGACGTCGGGGAAGCCGGCACCCGACCGGCCGAGGTCACGATTGTTGCTGGACAGCAGCCGCCAGGTGACGCCGGCGCACGCCCGCTCGTAGAACTCGAACCGAGCGGTCAACGTCATCTCCAGCGGTCGGTGAGCCGATCACTCGACCCTTTCCCGCGGAGATGGACAGCTGTTGTCCTGGTGGTGAACAGAATGTCCCCCGCTGGGCGAAGAGACGGTCACAGGACCTCGCCGCGCAGCTCGGGGAAGACCTTGCCGACCTTGCCGAGCAGGTAGTCGCCGTACGTCCCGGTGAACACCCGCAGGTCCTGGCCGTCCCAGCGGGGACGGCCGTCCGCGCCCTCGCGCGCCCGGCCGGGCAGCGGCGGGACCTCCGCCGAGAAGTCCGGATCGAAGAAGAACGGGAACGACAGCCGCTCGTTGCCGCTGACGTTGCGCACCCGGTGCGGCGTCGAGCGGTAGTACCCGCCGGTCAGCCGGTCCAGCATGTCGCCGATGTTGCAGACGAACGTGCCGGGCACCGGCGGCGCGTCGATCCAGCCGGCCGGCGTACGCACCTGCAGGCCGCCGTTGCCGTCCTGGGCCAGCAGGGTGAGCAGGCCGTAGTCGGTGTGCTCGCCGACGCCCCAGCCGTCGTCCCCGGCCGGCGACGGCGGGTAGTGGAAGATCCGGAACAGGACCGTCGGGTCGGCCGTGTACCCGTCGGCGAAGTAGTCCTCGGGCAGGTCCAGGCTCACCGCGACACCGCGCATCACCTCCTGCGCGACCCCGGTCAGCGCCGCCAGGTACGCCGGGACCAGCGCGGCCAGCTCGGGCACCCGCCGGGGATACAGGTTGGACCCGTGCAGCGGCAGCCCGGCCAGCACCCGCGGATCGTC contains these protein-coding regions:
- the arfB gene encoding alternative ribosome rescue aminoacyl-tRNA hydrolase ArfB, whose amino-acid sequence is MAEDLKITDQLVIPDSELRERFSRSSGPGGQGVNTTDSRVELSFDVERSHALSDELRSRIVERLGGRLVAGVLTVAASEHRAQLSNREAARERLAGLLRDALAPPPPPRRPTKMSKGAKQRRLQAKKHRSAIKQLRRGAHD
- a CDS encoding isopenicillin N synthase family dioxygenase, with protein sequence MSGSLPIIDLSADRAVVAAGIRAACRDSGFFYLTGHGVPDDLLARLDAAAREFFALPEDEKLEIAMVRGGRAWRGFFPVGGELTSGRPDLKEGLYFGAELPADDPRVLAGLPLHGSNLYPRRVPELAALVPAYLAALTGVAQEVMRGVAVSLDLPEDYFADGYTADPTVLFRIFHYPPSPAGDDGWGVGEHTDYGLLTLLAQDGNGGLQVRTPAGWIDAPPVPGTFVCNIGDMLDRLTGGYYRSTPHRVRNVSGNERLSFPFFFDPDFSAEVPPLPGRAREGADGRPRWDGQDLRVFTGTYGDYLLGKVGKVFPELRGEVL